One Papio anubis isolate 15944 chromosome 9, Panubis1.0, whole genome shotgun sequence genomic window carries:
- the TNS2 gene encoding tensin-2 isoform X3, whose translation MGSPQTMEEGVPPSVPRWTTLCIVKPRKAEPHSFREKVFRKKPPVCAVCKVTIDGTGVSCRVCKVATHRKCEAKVTSACQALPPAELRRNTAPVRRIEHLGSTKSLNHSKQRSTLPRSFSLDPLMERRWDLDLTYVTERILAAAFPARPDEQRHRGHLRELAHVLQSKHRDKYLLFNLSEKRHDLTRLNPKVQDFGWPELHAPPLDKLCSICKAMETWLSADPQHVVVLYCKGSKGKLGVIVSAYMHYSKISAGADQALATLTMRKFCEDKVATELQPSQRRYISYFSGLLSGSIRMNSSPLFLHYVLVPTLPAFEPGTGFQPFLKIYQSMQLVYTSGVYHIAGPGPQQLCISLEPALLLKGDVMVTCYHKGGRGTDRTLVFRVQFHTCTIHGPQLTFPKDQLDEAWTDERFPFQASVEFVFSSSPEKIKGSTPRNDPSVSVDYNTTEPAVRWDSYENFNQHHEDSVDGSLTHTRGPLDGSPYAQVQRPPRQTPPAPSPEPPPPPMLSVSSDSGHSSTLTTEPAAESPGRPPPTAAERQELDRLLGGCGVASGGRGAGRETAILDDEEQPTVGGGPHLGVYPGHRPGLSRHCSCRQGYRESCGVPNGGYYRPEGTLERRRLAYGGYEGSPQGYAEASMEKRRLCRSLSEGPYPCPPEMGKPATGDFGYRAPGYREVVILEDPGLPALYPCPACEEKLALPTAALYGLRLEREAGEGWATEAGKPLLHSVRPGHPLPLLLPACGHHHAPMPDYSCLKSPKAGEEGHEGCSYTMCPEGRYGHPGYPALVTYSYGGAVPSYCPAYGRVPYSCGSPGEGRGYPSPGAHSPRAGSISPGSPPYPQSRKLSYEIPTEEGGNRYPLPGHLASAGPLASAESLEPVSWREGPSGHSTLPRSPRDAPGSASSELSGPSTPLHTSSPVQGKESTRRQDTRSPTSAPTQRLSPGEALPPVSQAGTGKAPELPSGSGPEPPAPSPVSPTFSPSSPSDWPQERSPGGLSDGASPRSPVPTTLPGLRHAPWQGPRGPPDSPDGSPLTPVPSQMPWLVASPEPPQSSPTPAFPLAASYDTSGLTQPPLPEKRHLPGPGQQPGPWGPERASSPARGISHHVTFAPLLSDNVPEPPEPPTQESQSNVKFVQDTSKFWYKPHLSRDQAIALLKDKDPGAFLIRDSHSFQGAYGLALKVATPPPSAQPWKGDPLEQLVRHFLIETGPKGVKIKGCPSEPYFGSLSALVSQHSISPISLPCCLHIPSKDPLEETPEAPVPTNMSTAADLLRQGAACSVLYLTSVETESLTGPQAVARASSAALSCSPRPTPAVVHFKVSAQGITLTDNQRKLFFRRHYPVNSITFSSTDPQDRRWTNPDGTTSKIFGFVAKKPGSPWENVCHLFAELDPDQPAGAIVTFITKVLLGQRK comes from the exons TCTGCAAGGTGGCGACGCACAGAAAATGTGAAGCAAAG GTGACTTCAGCCTGTCAGGCCTTGCCTCCCGCGGAGTTG CGGCGAAACACGGCCCCAGTCAGGCGCATAGAGCACCTG GGATCCACCAAATCTCTGAACCACTCAAAGCAGCGCAGCACTCTGCCCAG GAGCTTCAGCCTGGATCCGCTCATGGAGCGGCGCTGGGACTTAGACCTCACCTACGTGACGGAGCGCATCTTGGCCGCCGCCTTCCCCGCGCGGCCCGATGAACAGCGGCACCGGGGCCACCTGCGCGAGCTGGCCCACGTGCTGCAATCCAAGCACCGGGACAAGTACCTG CTCTTCAACCTTTCAGAGAAAAGGCATGACCTGACCCGCTTAAACCCCAAG GTTCAAGACTTCGGCTGGCCTGAGCTGCATGCTCCACCCCTGGACAAGTTGTGCTCCATCTGCAAAGCCATGGAGACATGGCTCAGTGCTGACCCACAGCACGTGGTCGTACTATACTGCAAG ggAAGCAAGGGCAAGCTCGGGGTCATCGTTTCTGCCTACATGCACTACAGCAAGATCTCTGCAGG GGCTGACCAGGCACTGGCTACTCTTACCATGCGGAAATTCTGCGAGGACAAGGTGGCCACAGAACTGCAGCCCTCCCAGCGTCG ATACATCAGCTACTTCAGTGGGCTGCTGTCCGGCTCCATCAGAATGAACAGCAGCCCTCTCTTCCTGCACTATGTGCTCGTCCCCACGCTGCCAGCCTTTGAACCCGGCACAG GCTTCCAGCCCTTCCTTAAAATCTACCAGTCCATGCAGCTTGTCTACACGTCTGGAGTCTA TCACATTGCAGGCCCTGGTCCCCAGCAGCTTTGCATCAGCCTGGAGCCAGCCCTCCTCCTCAAAGGCGATGTCATG GTAACATGCTATCACAAGGGTGGCCGGGGCACAGACCGGACCCTGGTGTTCCGAGTCCAGTTTCACACCTGCACCATCCACGGACCACAGCTTACTTTCCCCAAGGACCAGCTGGACGAGGCCTGGACTG ATGAGAGGTTCCCCTTTCAAGCCTCCGTGGAGTTTGTCTTCTCCTCCAGCCCCGAGAAGATCAAAG GCAGCACTCCACGGAATGACCCCTCAGTCTCTGTCGACTACAACACCACTGAGCCGGCTGTGCGCTGGGACTCCTATGAGAACTTCAACCAGCACCACGAGGACAGTGTGGATG GCTCCCTGACCCACACCCGGGGTCCCCTGGATGGCAGTCCTTATGCCCAGGTGCAGCGGCCCCCCCGGCAGACCCCCCCGGCACCCTCTCCAGAGCCTCCACCACCCCCCATGCTCTCTGTCAGCAGCGACTCGGGCCATTCCTCCACGCTGACCACAGAGCCGGCTGCTGAGTCCCCTGGCCGGCCGCCCCCTACGGCTGCTGAACGGCAGGAGTTGGATCGCCTCCTAGGAGGCTGCGGAGTGGCCAGTGGGGGCCGGGGGGCTGGGCGAGAGACGGCCATCCTAGATGATGAAGAGCAGCCCACTGTGGGCGGAGGCCCCCACCTCGGAGTGTATCCAGGCCACAGGCCTGGCCTCAGCCGCCACTGCTCCTGCCGCCAGGGCTACCGGGAGTCCTGCGGGGTCCCCAATGGGGGCTACTACCGGCCAGAGGGAACCCTGGAGAGGAGGCGACTGGCCTATGGGGGCTATGAGGGATCCCCCCAGGGCTACGCTGAGGCCTCGATGGAGAAGAGGCGCCTCTGCCGATCGCTGTCAGAGGGGCCATACCCCTGCCCACCTGAGATGGGGAAACCAGCCACTGGGGACTTTGGCTACCGCGCCCCAGGCTACCGGGAGGTGGTCATCCTGGAGGACCCTGGGCTGCCTGCCCTATACCCATGCCCAGCCTGCGAGGAGAAGCTGGCGCTGCCTACAGCAGCCTTGTATGGACTGCGGCTGGAGAGGGAGGCTGGAGAAGGGTGGGCAACTGAGGCTGGCAAGCCTCTCCTGCACTCAGTGCGGCCTGGGCACCCGCTGCCTCTGCTCTTGCCTGCCTGTGGGCATCACCATGCCCCGATGCCTGACTACAGCTGCCTGAAGTCACCCAAGGCAGGCGAGGAAGGGCACGAGGGCTGCTCCTACACTATGTGCCCCGAAGGCAGGTATGGGCATCCAGGGTACCCTGCCCTGGTGACATACAGCTATGGAGGAGCAGTTCCCAGTTACTGCCCAGCATATGGCCGCGTGCCTTATAGCTGTGGCTCTCCAGGAGAGGGCAGAGGGTATCCCAGCCCTGGTGCCCACTCCCCACGGGCTGGCTCCATTTCCCCGGGCAGCCCGCCCTATCCACAATCTAGGAAGCTGAGCTACGAGATCCCTACGGAGGAGGGAGGGAACAGGTACCCATTGCCTGGGCACCTGGCCTCAGCAGGACCCTTGGCATCTGCAG AGTCGCTGGAGCCGGTGTCCTGGAGGGAGGGCCCCAGTGGGCACAGCACACTGCCTCGGTCTCCCCGAGATGCCCCAGGCAGTGCTTCGTCAGAGTTGTCTGGTCCCTCCACGCCCCTGCATACCAGCAGCCCAGTCCAGGGCAAGGAAAG CACCCGGCGACAGGACACTAGGTCCCCCACCTCAGCGCCCACTCAGAGACTGAGTCCTGGCGAGGCCTTGCCCCCTGTTTCCCAGGCAGGCACCGGAAAGGCCCCTGAGCTGCCTTCGGGAAGTGGGCCTGAGCCTCCAGCCCCTAGCCCCGTCTCTCCGACCTTTTCTCCAAGCTCGCCCAGTGACTGGCCTCAGGAAAGGAGTCCAGGGGGCCTCTCAGACGGCGCCAGTCCTCGGAGCCCTGTGCCTACCACACTTCCTGGCCTCCGCCACGCCCCCTGGCAAGGCCCTCGAGGCCCCCCAGACAGCCCAGATGGGTCTCCCCTCACTCCTGTGCCTTCCCAGATGCCCTGGCTTGTAGCCAGCCCAGAGCCGCCTCAGAGCTCACCCACACCTGCTTTCCCCCTGGCTGCCTCCTATGACACCAGTGGCCTTACCCAGCCCCCACTTCCTGAGAAACGCCACCTGCCCGGGCCGGGGCAACAGCCAGGACCCTGGGGCCCAGAGCGGGCATCATCGCCAGCCAGAGGCATCAGTCACCATGTCACCTTCGCACCTCTGCTCTCGGATAATGTCCCCGAACCCCCAG AGCCTCCTACACAAGAGAGCCAAAGCAATGTCAAGTTTGTCCAGGATACATCCAAGTTCTGGTACAAGCCACACCTGTCCCGTGACCAAG CCATTGCCCTGCTGAAGGACAAGGACCCTGGAGCCTTCCTGATCAGGGACAGTCATTCATTCCAAGGAGCTTATGGGCTGGCCCTCAAGGTGGCCACACCGCCACCCAGTGCCCAGCCCTGGAAAG gGGACCCCTTGGAACAGCTGGTCCGCCATTTCCTCATTGAGACTGGGCCCAAAGGGGTGAAGATCAAGGGCTGCCCCAGTGAGCCCTACTTTG gCAGCCtgtccgccttggtctcccagcaCTCCATCTCCCCCATCTCCCTGCCCTGCTGTCTGCACATTCCCAGCAAAG ATCCTCTGGAAGAGACCCCAGAGGCTCCAGTGCCCACCAACATGAGCACAGCAGCAGACCTCCTGCGTCAGGGTGCTG CCTGCAGCGTGCTCTACTTGACCTCAGTGGAGACAGAGTCACTGACAGGCCCCCAAGCCGTGGCCCGGGCCAGCTCTGCAGCTCTGAGCTGCAGCCCCCGCCCAACACCAGCAGTTGTCCACTTCAAGGTGTCCGCCCAGGGCATTACACTGACGGACAACCAAAGGAA GCTATTCTTTCGCCGCCATTATCCAGTGAACAGCATCACCTTCTCCAGCACTGACCCTCAAGACCGGAG ATGGACCAACCCAGACGGGACCACCTCCAA GATCTTTGGTTTCGTGGCCAAGAAGCCGGGAAGCCCCTGGGAGAATGTGTGTCACCTCTTTGCAGAGCTTGACCCAGATCAGCCTGCTGGCGCCATTGTCACCTTCATCACCAAAGTTCTACTGGGccagagaaaatga
- the TNS2 gene encoding tensin-2 isoform X5: protein MERRWDLDLTYVTERILAAAFPARPDEQRHRGHLRELAHVLQSKHRDKYLLFNLSEKRHDLTRLNPKVQDFGWPELHAPPLDKLCSICKAMETWLSADPQHVVVLYCKGSKGKLGVIVSAYMHYSKISAGADQALATLTMRKFCEDKVATELQPSQRRYISYFSGLLSGSIRMNSSPLFLHYVLVPTLPAFEPGTGFQPFLKIYQSMQLVYTSGVYHIAGPGPQQLCISLEPALLLKGDVMVTCYHKGGRGTDRTLVFRVQFHTCTIHGPQLTFPKDQLDEAWTDERFPFQASVEFVFSSSPEKIKGSTPRNDPSVSVDYNTTEPAVRWDSYENFNQHHEDSVDGSLTHTRGPLDGSPYAQVQRPPRQTPPAPSPEPPPPPMLSVSSDSGHSSTLTTEPAAESPGRPPPTAAERQELDRLLGGCGVASGGRGAGRETAILDDEEQPTVGGGPHLGVYPGHRPGLSRHCSCRQGYRESCGVPNGGYYRPEGTLERRRLAYGGYEGSPQGYAEASMEKRRLCRSLSEGPYPCPPEMGKPATGDFGYRAPGYREVVILEDPGLPALYPCPACEEKLALPTAALYGLRLEREAGEGWATEAGKPLLHSVRPGHPLPLLLPACGHHHAPMPDYSCLKSPKAGEEGHEGCSYTMCPEGRYGHPGYPALVTYSYGGAVPSYCPAYGRVPYSCGSPGEGRGYPSPGAHSPRAGSISPGSPPYPQSRKLSYEIPTEEGGNRYPLPGHLASAGPLASAESLEPVSWREGPSGHSTLPRSPRDAPGSASSELSGPSTPLHTSSPVQGKESTRRQDTRSPTSAPTQRLSPGEALPPVSQAGTGKAPELPSGSGPEPPAPSPVSPTFSPSSPSDWPQERSPGGLSDGASPRSPVPTTLPGLRHAPWQGPRGPPDSPDGSPLTPVPSQMPWLVASPEPPQSSPTPAFPLAASYDTSGLTQPPLPEKRHLPGPGQQPGPWGPERASSPARGISHHVTFAPLLSDNVPEPPEPPTQESQSNVKFVQDTSKFWYKPHLSRDQAIALLKDKDPGAFLIRDSHSFQGAYGLALKVATPPPSAQPWKGDPLEQLVRHFLIETGPKGVKIKGCPSEPYFGSLSALVSQHSISPISLPCCLHIPSKDPLEETPEAPVPTNMSTAADLLRQGAACSVLYLTSVETESLTGPQAVARASSAALSCSPRPTPAVVHFKVSAQGITLTDNQRKLFFRRHYPVNSITFSSTDPQDRRWTNPDGTTSKIFGFVAKKPGSPWENVCHLFAELDPDQPAGAIVTFITKVLLGQRK, encoded by the exons ATGGAGCGGCGCTGGGACTTAGACCTCACCTACGTGACGGAGCGCATCTTGGCCGCCGCCTTCCCCGCGCGGCCCGATGAACAGCGGCACCGGGGCCACCTGCGCGAGCTGGCCCACGTGCTGCAATCCAAGCACCGGGACAAGTACCTG CTCTTCAACCTTTCAGAGAAAAGGCATGACCTGACCCGCTTAAACCCCAAG GTTCAAGACTTCGGCTGGCCTGAGCTGCATGCTCCACCCCTGGACAAGTTGTGCTCCATCTGCAAAGCCATGGAGACATGGCTCAGTGCTGACCCACAGCACGTGGTCGTACTATACTGCAAG ggAAGCAAGGGCAAGCTCGGGGTCATCGTTTCTGCCTACATGCACTACAGCAAGATCTCTGCAGG GGCTGACCAGGCACTGGCTACTCTTACCATGCGGAAATTCTGCGAGGACAAGGTGGCCACAGAACTGCAGCCCTCCCAGCGTCG ATACATCAGCTACTTCAGTGGGCTGCTGTCCGGCTCCATCAGAATGAACAGCAGCCCTCTCTTCCTGCACTATGTGCTCGTCCCCACGCTGCCAGCCTTTGAACCCGGCACAG GCTTCCAGCCCTTCCTTAAAATCTACCAGTCCATGCAGCTTGTCTACACGTCTGGAGTCTA TCACATTGCAGGCCCTGGTCCCCAGCAGCTTTGCATCAGCCTGGAGCCAGCCCTCCTCCTCAAAGGCGATGTCATG GTAACATGCTATCACAAGGGTGGCCGGGGCACAGACCGGACCCTGGTGTTCCGAGTCCAGTTTCACACCTGCACCATCCACGGACCACAGCTTACTTTCCCCAAGGACCAGCTGGACGAGGCCTGGACTG ATGAGAGGTTCCCCTTTCAAGCCTCCGTGGAGTTTGTCTTCTCCTCCAGCCCCGAGAAGATCAAAG GCAGCACTCCACGGAATGACCCCTCAGTCTCTGTCGACTACAACACCACTGAGCCGGCTGTGCGCTGGGACTCCTATGAGAACTTCAACCAGCACCACGAGGACAGTGTGGATG GCTCCCTGACCCACACCCGGGGTCCCCTGGATGGCAGTCCTTATGCCCAGGTGCAGCGGCCCCCCCGGCAGACCCCCCCGGCACCCTCTCCAGAGCCTCCACCACCCCCCATGCTCTCTGTCAGCAGCGACTCGGGCCATTCCTCCACGCTGACCACAGAGCCGGCTGCTGAGTCCCCTGGCCGGCCGCCCCCTACGGCTGCTGAACGGCAGGAGTTGGATCGCCTCCTAGGAGGCTGCGGAGTGGCCAGTGGGGGCCGGGGGGCTGGGCGAGAGACGGCCATCCTAGATGATGAAGAGCAGCCCACTGTGGGCGGAGGCCCCCACCTCGGAGTGTATCCAGGCCACAGGCCTGGCCTCAGCCGCCACTGCTCCTGCCGCCAGGGCTACCGGGAGTCCTGCGGGGTCCCCAATGGGGGCTACTACCGGCCAGAGGGAACCCTGGAGAGGAGGCGACTGGCCTATGGGGGCTATGAGGGATCCCCCCAGGGCTACGCTGAGGCCTCGATGGAGAAGAGGCGCCTCTGCCGATCGCTGTCAGAGGGGCCATACCCCTGCCCACCTGAGATGGGGAAACCAGCCACTGGGGACTTTGGCTACCGCGCCCCAGGCTACCGGGAGGTGGTCATCCTGGAGGACCCTGGGCTGCCTGCCCTATACCCATGCCCAGCCTGCGAGGAGAAGCTGGCGCTGCCTACAGCAGCCTTGTATGGACTGCGGCTGGAGAGGGAGGCTGGAGAAGGGTGGGCAACTGAGGCTGGCAAGCCTCTCCTGCACTCAGTGCGGCCTGGGCACCCGCTGCCTCTGCTCTTGCCTGCCTGTGGGCATCACCATGCCCCGATGCCTGACTACAGCTGCCTGAAGTCACCCAAGGCAGGCGAGGAAGGGCACGAGGGCTGCTCCTACACTATGTGCCCCGAAGGCAGGTATGGGCATCCAGGGTACCCTGCCCTGGTGACATACAGCTATGGAGGAGCAGTTCCCAGTTACTGCCCAGCATATGGCCGCGTGCCTTATAGCTGTGGCTCTCCAGGAGAGGGCAGAGGGTATCCCAGCCCTGGTGCCCACTCCCCACGGGCTGGCTCCATTTCCCCGGGCAGCCCGCCCTATCCACAATCTAGGAAGCTGAGCTACGAGATCCCTACGGAGGAGGGAGGGAACAGGTACCCATTGCCTGGGCACCTGGCCTCAGCAGGACCCTTGGCATCTGCAG AGTCGCTGGAGCCGGTGTCCTGGAGGGAGGGCCCCAGTGGGCACAGCACACTGCCTCGGTCTCCCCGAGATGCCCCAGGCAGTGCTTCGTCAGAGTTGTCTGGTCCCTCCACGCCCCTGCATACCAGCAGCCCAGTCCAGGGCAAGGAAAG CACCCGGCGACAGGACACTAGGTCCCCCACCTCAGCGCCCACTCAGAGACTGAGTCCTGGCGAGGCCTTGCCCCCTGTTTCCCAGGCAGGCACCGGAAAGGCCCCTGAGCTGCCTTCGGGAAGTGGGCCTGAGCCTCCAGCCCCTAGCCCCGTCTCTCCGACCTTTTCTCCAAGCTCGCCCAGTGACTGGCCTCAGGAAAGGAGTCCAGGGGGCCTCTCAGACGGCGCCAGTCCTCGGAGCCCTGTGCCTACCACACTTCCTGGCCTCCGCCACGCCCCCTGGCAAGGCCCTCGAGGCCCCCCAGACAGCCCAGATGGGTCTCCCCTCACTCCTGTGCCTTCCCAGATGCCCTGGCTTGTAGCCAGCCCAGAGCCGCCTCAGAGCTCACCCACACCTGCTTTCCCCCTGGCTGCCTCCTATGACACCAGTGGCCTTACCCAGCCCCCACTTCCTGAGAAACGCCACCTGCCCGGGCCGGGGCAACAGCCAGGACCCTGGGGCCCAGAGCGGGCATCATCGCCAGCCAGAGGCATCAGTCACCATGTCACCTTCGCACCTCTGCTCTCGGATAATGTCCCCGAACCCCCAG AGCCTCCTACACAAGAGAGCCAAAGCAATGTCAAGTTTGTCCAGGATACATCCAAGTTCTGGTACAAGCCACACCTGTCCCGTGACCAAG CCATTGCCCTGCTGAAGGACAAGGACCCTGGAGCCTTCCTGATCAGGGACAGTCATTCATTCCAAGGAGCTTATGGGCTGGCCCTCAAGGTGGCCACACCGCCACCCAGTGCCCAGCCCTGGAAAG gGGACCCCTTGGAACAGCTGGTCCGCCATTTCCTCATTGAGACTGGGCCCAAAGGGGTGAAGATCAAGGGCTGCCCCAGTGAGCCCTACTTTG gCAGCCtgtccgccttggtctcccagcaCTCCATCTCCCCCATCTCCCTGCCCTGCTGTCTGCACATTCCCAGCAAAG ATCCTCTGGAAGAGACCCCAGAGGCTCCAGTGCCCACCAACATGAGCACAGCAGCAGACCTCCTGCGTCAGGGTGCTG CCTGCAGCGTGCTCTACTTGACCTCAGTGGAGACAGAGTCACTGACAGGCCCCCAAGCCGTGGCCCGGGCCAGCTCTGCAGCTCTGAGCTGCAGCCCCCGCCCAACACCAGCAGTTGTCCACTTCAAGGTGTCCGCCCAGGGCATTACACTGACGGACAACCAAAGGAA GCTATTCTTTCGCCGCCATTATCCAGTGAACAGCATCACCTTCTCCAGCACTGACCCTCAAGACCGGAG ATGGACCAACCCAGACGGGACCACCTCCAA GATCTTTGGTTTCGTGGCCAAGAAGCCGGGAAGCCCCTGGGAGAATGTGTGTCACCTCTTTGCAGAGCTTGACCCAGATCAGCCTGCTGGCGCCATTGTCACCTTCATCACCAAAGTTCTACTGGGccagagaaaatga